A region of Dioscorea cayenensis subsp. rotundata cultivar TDr96_F1 chromosome 5, TDr96_F1_v2_PseudoChromosome.rev07_lg8_w22 25.fasta, whole genome shotgun sequence DNA encodes the following proteins:
- the LOC120262287 gene encoding uncharacterized protein LOC120262287, translating into MLNKNGALPLTSLNHISIVCASVQRSVDFYQNVLGFFPVRRPGSFDFDGAWLFNYGIGIHLLQAEDPQHQPKKTVINPRDEHISFQCESMTAVEKKLKEMEIDYVERQVEEGGINVDQLFFHDPDGFMIEICNCDNLPVIPLVTGEPIRGCKRVVSLQQQQQKVVQCHLSQNHVKEETCSLCM; encoded by the exons ATGTTGAACAAGAATGGTGCCTTGCCTCTCACCTCATTGAATCATATCTCCATTGTTTGTGCATCAGTTCAGAGATCAGTTGATTTCTATCAGAATGTTCTTGGCTTCTTCCCTGTTAGAAGGCCAGGCTCCTTTGATTTTGATGGTGCATG GTTGTTCAATTATGGAATTGGCATTCATTTACTTCAAGCAGAGGATCCACAACACCAACCTAAGAAAACAGTAATCAATCCAAGAGATGAACATATTTCTTtccag TGTGAAAGTATGACTGCAgtggagaagaaattgaaggaaatggagatagacTACGTCGAAAGGCAAGTTGAAGAAGGTGGAATAAACGTTGATCAGCTCTTCTTCCACGATCCAGATGGATTTATGATAGAAATATGCAACTGTGATAACCTTCCAGTGATTCCATTGGTTACTGGAGAGCCAATTAGGGGATGCAAGAGGGTTGTGAGCTtgcaacagcagcagcaaaaGGTGGTGCAATGTCATCTTTCCCAAAATC